From the genome of Malus domestica chromosome 04, GDT2T_hap1, one region includes:
- the LOC139195022 gene encoding uncharacterized protein encodes MSSSSRVRAQSLLGDQSLQHGHECCRIKHRKLQLNELDEIRNDAYEFSQIYKEKSKAFHDKMISRKSFAIGQKVLLFNSHLRLFLVEIQSAKSGNVFKVNGHRLKPYYESFVEHDVEVVPLQEPSPLG; translated from the exons atgtcgTCTTCTAGTAGAGTTAGAGCACAAAGCTTATTGGGCGATCAAAGCCTACAACATGGACATGAGTGTTGCCGGATAAAacatagaaagcttcaattgaatgagtTAGACGAAATCCGGAATGATGCATACGAGTTTAGTCAAATatacaaggagaaatcaaaggcatttcatgacaagatgatatcaAGGAAGAGCTTTGCCATTGGACAAAAAGTTCTTCTATTTAATTCTCACCTTCGGTTATTTCTAG tggaAATCCAAAGTGCCAAGTCCGGAAACGTtttcaaagtgaatggacatAGACTCAAGCCATATTACGAGTCTTTTGTGGAGCATGATGTGGAGGTCGTACCCCTCCAAGAACCATCTCCCCTTGGATGA